The following proteins come from a genomic window of Pocillopora verrucosa isolate sample1 chromosome 6, ASM3666991v2, whole genome shotgun sequence:
- the LOC136281660 gene encoding tyrosine-protein kinase receptor Tie-1-like, with amino-acid sequence MKLAWQIADGMSYLSSIPVKTSSLSFIHRDLSARNVLVGEGETCKVTDFGMARDVQEDNIYERKTKGRLPVKWTAIEALLYGKYCTKSDVLSYGVLLLEIFTSGGSPYPRMDGRKIANLLREGYRMPKPQVFGFSCLYEIMTKCWRDEPNLRPSFEKLRNKLREMENQHKGLINLKKYDHRLYVNIEDLAV; translated from the exons ATGAAGTTGGCTTGGCAAATCGCCGATGGAATGTCCTATTTGTCATCGATACCAGTGA AAACATCTTCGCTTTCTTTTATCCATCGAGATCTTTCAGCTCGTAATGTGCTGGTTGGAGAAGGGGAAACTTGCAAAGTGACGGACTttggaatggccagagatgtgcaagAGGACAACATTTACGAGAGAAAAACCA AGGGGCGTCTCCCTGTAAAATGGACTGCCATTGAGGCGTTACTTTACGGAAAGTACTGCACCAAGAGTGATGT GTTGAGCTACGGAGTTCTCCTCCTTGAGATTTTCACAAGTG GTGGTTCCCCGTATccacgaatggatggaagaaaaattgcaaacttacttcgAGAAGGATACAGAATGCCCAAACCacaagtttttggtttttcttgttt GtatgaaataatgacaaaatgttGGAGAGACGAACCTAACTTAAGACCATCTTTTGAGAAGTTGAGAAACAAACTCAGAGAGATGGAAAACCAGCACAAG GGgttgataaacttaaaaaaatatgaccATCGACTTTACGTGAATATCGAAGATCTAGCCGTGTAA